TCCAAAAAGGCGTCGCACTCGTCTCAATACACTATCCTTCTCAGGGTCGTAGGGGTGGTCTTTGCTTGGGATCTCCAACACAGCAGGGAAAGCCGCGGTATAGGTGTCAATGCGATGTCGGATTCGGTCGGCGATCTTCAGGAGAGTTAGTTCAGCGGCAAAAAGAATCGGAACGTTGTCTAACATGTTGATTGATGAGTACGATGCCAATATCTTTGCGATCCTCAGTGAATCGATCAAATGCGGCCTCAATAGCAGCTGTGTCGGTCTtgccatcaacaacgagGAAGTTCTTCTGAGCATCGGCGCCTGTAGTCACATGCTGTTAAATAGAGTTAGCCTGTGTAGAGAAACTGAGCAGTGATTGAGACTCACGCCGATACCCGCGAGAAGCAGGCCTGTTACGGAGTCCTAGATGAGAGCTACGTCAGCGCAAGCTTTCGAACAAAGAGCCTTTCATTGCAGCACATACTTCGTCGCCGATGACCGCGAGGAATTGACGGTCCTTGTAATCTGCTTGCGAGGCCATCTTGATGAATGTGGACTTGTGTTTACGCGTCcctcttgttgttgttgatggcgctGAGTTGATGATTGGAGTTACAACTACGAGGAGGTCGGCGCCTGAAGTTCCGCTCCGCCTGGGAACCTGGAAGCTCTGACCATTGCGAGTAAGGTAAGGAACTGACTGATCCCCACGTCAGGTGGATGCTGCAGCCTCCACTGGGTTTCTACTGGTCAGCTTCAGGCAGGTACTGTACTACTACCTAAGTGAACAAAGAATTGGCCTGGTCCTTAGCAACAGTGAGCTCAAAGTAAACAACATCCGGCCAAGTAGCcgccttttctttctttattacTTTTGTGCCGACTCGCGACTCTCCTCCCTGGTATTGCGATCGCGAATACGCAATTTCAAAGGAGTCAATACCCTGCAGTGTGCTCAACATGCCACGCCTAGTTCGCCGGCAGCCGCTCAGAGAGCGTATCATGGCTGCAATCAACCCCATGGACTTTTTGCTTTGGCTATCCGAAGAACTGGAAACGAGAGATTGGGATTCAGCTTCTGTTGGAACACAAATGGGCCTTGCCATGAACTTCGTCTTCTTACTTGCGCGCGCGAATTCAGGATCATCAACCCCAAGTGACGACATTTTCAGTGATGAAACCA
This genomic stretch from Fusarium oxysporum f. sp. lycopersici 4287 chromosome 2, whole genome shotgun sequence harbors:
- a CDS encoding V-type proton ATPase subunit F, translating into MASQADYKDRQFLAVIGDEDSVTGLLLAGIGHVTTGADAQKNFLVVDGKTDTAAIEAAFDRFTEDRKDIGIVLINQHIADRIRHRIDTYTAAFPAVLEIPSKDHPYDPEKDSVLRRVRRLFGE